In Mytilus trossulus isolate FHL-02 chromosome 14, PNRI_Mtr1.1.1.hap1, whole genome shotgun sequence, a genomic segment contains:
- the LOC134697286 gene encoding sorting nexin-25-like → MNTREIIFLSVAISIAAVLQYYDWLFISLFLMFMTAVGVLGIYLSVSWSLVRGKQYKPSSQPTEPVNIKELLEKMMEKKSETLEEQKKVVVSRNIDNAVREVMEFVIRDFVLSWYTELSMDQTTATNAIKNDMWIVLENLSSRLSKIDKVKVMTQDVMELMYQHFNKIRLCSASKGPDQRKFILHAWLANEDTELEFLRKLCDAFLIVLLPSHYRGCISLRHLLREILTGAVIKPAVDMLCDPDYINRKLISYIDYRQRLSEDTKKTYTYAATYEDFIKLIDKCNDIEHLKQIRYNILTEIIHATTIDNLKKEQGPISDRTSPTPGIGKGELLKARNLKRYTNQLSVAKTKSEKRLHYLGGPEYKAYDLQDDTMETSQKVLTFPEIMESVSGREEFSRYLKKTDQDSLMGFWNSVEKLKNMDKKLQHHQASEIYQQFIASSNSIVKLDKTTIKGMEAFMLGNQGPDKFYEGQLTIEHILQTQHYPSFLVSDIYNRYIRSLEDGTLDVKSDSSKDYLLFEPKDHFVDPEDEDEEMFASQAYEAQARIQQLDEKIENKTQALHAMRATKTNAADDSKIEKVEKDIEKELENLEMEKRMREAHILRTRTWIENQGQWRVHVYGAELVEEQDKKILVYVLVVYTIGGDEGSQNLQNSSNGWTVSRNLAEFQTLNEQLCQIGPWLKKKDIPSAGRFTTIDDKFIEESKKTLSSYLEVILKDERMAHSEALYAFLSPSPEYFKQNKLEKSNFFLRTILKKFPSRQADPHDSDDELLFCREEETKLDRNVDSIAEPFYKLVNEIFESRGMFKWLRKSFIMFVEVTFGRTINRQLCETVDWIFSESMIIYYIQQFTLSLWPDGKLAENESSRSDEEKLKTRMEAKEKFLQNMPDAIKTLLGEDNGRRGTIKIFEVLQDTRLNKQLFYDLVNLLTLELCPEIKEKKPDATK, encoded by the exons ATGAATACAAGGGAGATCATTTTTCTAAGCGTTGCCATTTCCATAGCAGCAGTGTTGCAGTATTATGATTGGTTGTTTATATCCTTATTCCTAATGTTTATGACAGCAGTAGGAGTGCTAGGGATATACCTGAGCGTTTCCTGGTCCCTTGTTAGAGGAAAACAATACAAACCTTCTAGTCAGCCTACAGAACCAGTTAACATCAAGGAATTGTTGGAGAAAATGATG gAAAAGAAATCAGAAACATTAGAAGAACAGAAGAAAGTAGTTGTGTCTCGTAATATTGACAATGCAGTAAGAGAAGTTATGGAATTTGTTATCagagattttgttttatcatggtATACAGAACTGTCTATGGACCAAACAACAGCAACGAATGCCATCAA AAATGACATGTGGATTGTCTTAGAGAATTTAAGCTCACGACTGTCAAAGATAGATAAAGTGAAAGTGATGACCCAGGACGTGATGGAACTTATGTatcaacatttcaataaaatacgCTTATGTTCTGCCAG CAAGGGACCAGATCAAAGAAAATTCATTCTCCATGCATGGTTAGCTAATGAAGACACTGAACTAGAATTCCTAAGGAAATTGTGTGATGCTTTTCTGATTGTTCTTCTACCAAGCCATTATAGAGGTTGTATAAGTCTTCGACATTTACTGAGGGAAATATTAACAGGGGCTG TTATAAAGCCAGCAGTAGACATGCTCTGTGACCCAGATTACATCAACAGGAAGTTAATAAGTTACATTGATTATCGTCAAAGACTGTCCGAGGATACTAAGAAGACGTATACCTATGCTGCCACCTATGaagattttataaaactaattGATAAGTGTAATGATATAGAACACCTTAAACAAATCAG atacaaCATCCTCACAGAAATAATACATGCTACTACTATAGATAACCTGAAGAAAGAACAAGGTCCTATATCTG ACAGAACGAGTCCCACCCCAGGGATAGGGAAAGGAGAATTACTCAAAGCCAGGAACCTGAAGAGATATACCAATCAG ttgtcAGTTGCCAAAACTAAATCTGAGAAGAGATTACATTACCTTGGTGGTCCAGAATATAAAGCTTATGACCTTCAGGATGATACCATGGAAACAAGCCAGAAA gtgCTGACATTTCCAGAGATAATGGAGAGTGTCAGTGGTAGGGAAGAATTCTCCAGATATCTAAAGAAAACTGATCAAGATTCATTGATGGG gtTTTGGAATTCTGTTGAAAAACTGAAGAATATGGACAAG AAACTACAGCATCATCAAGCCAGTGAAATATATCAACAATTCATAGCAAGCAGCAATAGTATTGTCAAACTAGATAAAACTACCATCAAAGGGATGGAAGCATTTATGTTGGGAAACCAG GGACCAGATAAGTTTTATGAAGGTCAGTTGACCATTGAACATATCTTACAAACCCAGCATTATCCATCCTTCCTTGTGAGtgatatatataatagatatatcaGAAGTCTAGAGGATGGTACACTGGATGTGAAATCTGACTCATCTAAAG ATTACTTGCTGTTTGAGCCCAAGGACCATTTTGTCGACCCTGAGGATGAGGATGAAGAAATGTTTGCCAGTCAGGCCTACGAGGCTCAGGCCAGAATCCAACAACTGGACGAGAAAATAGAGAATAAAACTCAGGCTTTACATGCCATGAGGGCCACAAAGACAAATGCAGCTGACGACTCTAAG atagaaaaagttgaaaaagacaTAGAAAAAGAACTTGAGAATCTAGAAATGGAGAAAAGAATGAGAGAGGCTCACATACTGAGGACCAGAACCTGGATAGAGAATCAGGGACAATGGAGGGTCCATGTATATGGTGCTGAG TTAGTAGAAGAACAAGATAAGAAGATCCTGGTTTATGTTTTGGTTGTTTATACCATTGGAGGAGATGAGGGCAGCCAGAATCTACAGAACAGTTCTAATGGATGGACTGTATCCAGGAATCTAGCAGAATTCCAGACCCTCAATGAACAATTATGTCAG ataggTCCGTGGTTGAAGAAGAAAGACATTCCATCAGCAGGCCGATTTACCACCATTGACGACAAGTTTATAGAAGAGAGTAAAAAGACACTCAGTAGTTACCTTGaa GTTATTTTAAAAGATGAGAGAATGGCCCATAGTGAGGCTCTGTATGCATTCCTGTCTCCGTCACCAGAATACTTCAAACAGAACAAGTTAGAGAAAAGTAACTTCTTCCTCAGAACCATTCTGAAAAA ATTTCCGTCCAGACAAGCAGACCCCCATGACAGTGATGATGAACTTCTTTTTTGCAGGGAGGAAGA GACCAAACTGGATAGAAATGTAGATTCTATTGCTGAACCTTTCTATAAACTGGTGAATGAGATATTTGAATCCCGAGGAATGTTTAAATGGCTGAGGAAAAGTTTTATTATGTTTGTGGAAGTGACTTTTGGTAGAACTATTAACAG ACAGCTGTGTGAGACCGTAGATTGGATATTTTCTGAGTCTATGATAATTTATTACATACAACAATTCACACTATCCCTGTGGCCCGATGGAAAACTGGCTGAAAATGAGTCGTCCAGAAGTGACGAAGAGAAACTTAAAACAAGAATGGAAGCTAAGgaaaaattcttacaaaataTGCCAG ATGCTATAAAGACATTACTGGGAGAGGACAATGGACGGAGGGGTACAATTAAGATATTTGAAGTACTACAGGATACTAGACTTaataaacaattgttttat GATCTTGTAAATCTACTGACCCTTGAACTCTGTCCAGAAATCAAAGAAAAGAAACCAGATGCAACAAAATGA